The DNA window GTCTCCTCTCTGAGGACACCTTCCCACTTTCCCTTTCAGGACGGGGCTCAGCCACAATGCCgctctgtctcctcttctgcctGATGTTCCTCAGCCCGCCCGGGGCCACCCTGCACCGCCACGGCTCCcgggagacagagaagagggtCAAGGAGGCACCCGTGGTCAGCACGGTGGCCCCCATGAGCGGGGACTTTGCCTTCGACCTCTACAGGGCCTTGGCTACAGCTGCCCCCGACCAGAACATCTTCTTCTCCCCTCTAAGCATCTCCGTGTCCCTGGCCATGCTGTCCCTGGGGGCCCGGTCCAACACGAAGGCACAGATTCTAGAAGGCCTGGGCCTCGGTCCCCAGACGGGCTCGGAGCAGGGGCTCCACAACTCCTTCCGCCAGCTGCTGGGAGAGCTCGCCCGGCCCAGAAAGGGCCTCCGGCTGAACCTTGGCAACGCTCTGTTCATCAGCCCCACGGTGCCCGTCCAGGACGCCTTCCTGAGTGCCGCGAGGACACTGTACCTGGCAGACACTTTCCCCGCCCACCTTGGGGACCCCGCAGGGGCCCAGAAGCAGATCAACGACTACGTGGCAAAACAAACTGAAGGCAAGATTGTGGACTTAGTTAAGGACCTGGATAGTACTGAGGTCATGGTTATGgtgaattacattttctttaaaggtGAGACCCCTGCGCTCGAGCCTgaactctctcctttctgctgCTTTGGTCAAGAGAGCACCCCGTTCCCACACATACAGGAGTGGGCGTAGATTTAGTCCCTTCTGGCGCCTGTTGACAGAGTGAGGccaacaagcaggagaggggaagccAGGCATCTTTTTATGGTGTAAGGTGATGTCAGCTACACCAGGCCGCTGTTTCCTCCACTGAGGAAGTGCTGGGTCCTGTCCATGGGCCCCGGTTCCTAGCATCCACACTGGTTCTAAAGCATGAGATCGCCATGGCCACCATACTGCTATTGAGGGCAGGACCGTGGGTCTTGGGGGGGCTTGGAACACCTTCCCTTGGGGAGCGTCTTCCTCGGGGCCATTCCCTCGGCCGGAGAAATCTCTCAACAAGCACCTGTCCCTTTGGAGAGTCTTCTCCCCGCTTCCATAACAGCTGGTCCCTCCCTGACATTTCTCggggacacccctcccccactcggtgCTCACGTCTGCTTCTCCTTCTACACGCTGAGCCCCTCGGTGCCTGTATGGGGCCTGGGTGAGGGTGGGAAGGCAGGAGTGGgtagaggaggggaggggagggagagaggaaagaggaaactaGTTAACCTGTTAAACACCTCCCCTCTTCCAATGAGCACGGATGGCGAACACCCAGCTGGGATTCCAAGATTTCTTGTCCCCTAGTGCAGGGCTCTCTCTATGACACCAGGCTGCAGGGGACAGGTGTGACAGAAGCCGagtggggcactggggtgggtTCCGTATTTGATGACTATGAAGAAGATGGAAACAATTACTTATATCCCGTTGACGCAAGAGTGCAGGAATCAGACAGAGCAGTAACTCTACCTGAAGGCTTCTCAGTAGGAAGAATCATGTTATTTCCAGGAACCTTACAAACCTCCCTCCCACACTTAGATCAAAATCCACAAATGGGAAAAGAGCGGAGAACGGAATAACTCAGCCAGATAGAGTGTCGCTTTGTCAGACGTCCATATTTTTTACCCTCTTCCCTTGGATGTTTGACCTCGAGTAACATCAGAGAATCAAACAAACAACCTTAGCGGTTAAGGGCCTCCGAAGACATGGAAACCAGCCTCCTGGCTCTGCACACGCAGGAGGAAAAGCCCCACAGAGAGTTCAGGCATGTCTCCAAAGTTCTAGAAAGGCGAGCCTTTCTTTCCCCAGGGTTCGGCGGTCACCGCCACCGAGGAGGCTTCGCCAGGGAGGGTGAGGTCTGTTTGAGGGAGGCGTTTGCTGTCTCTGGGCTTTTCATCCGTGGCTGAGAATTGCTCCCTTTTTTCCATGTTAATATTTAGCTAAGTGGCAGACGAGCTTCGACCACAAAAACACTCATAAGCAGGACTTCCACGTGACTTCGGAGACCGTGGTGCAGGTGCCCATGATGAAGCACAAAGACCTGTATTACTACTTCCTGGACCGGAGCCTCTCCTGCCAGGTGGTGGGGGTTCCCTACCAAGGGGACGCCACTGCCCTGTTCGTTCTCCCCAGCCAGGGCAGGATGGGGCGGCTGGAGAATGGACTGAATGAGAAGACATTGAGGACGTGGCTCAAGATGTCCACAAAGAGGTATTCCTCAGATGACGTGGGGCCAGCCTGACCCTGCACATGGCCACAGAGACACGGGGGGAGTGGGAAGGACTCTTCCCAGCCCAGGGGCTGCCTCCAAGCCCAGGGAAACCACGTGAAGTCCTAGCCTCCGGGGCCCTGGCCCAGCTGGAGGGAGCAGGGCCGGACGCCCCGTGTCCCGAGGGTGCCATCGGAGTGGGTGGGGAACTCTGGGGGCATCCCAGGTCCCAgtgcagagtggggggggggctctaGACGGGGGGCTGAAGGGTCATTATGAAGCTGAGGGGAGATAGCGGGGATATGAGCTCAGTGAGCCGATGCTCTGGAAGAGTCTAAGAAAgttcctctcctctttccaggCAGCTTGAGCTCTACCTTCCCAAGCTCTCCATTGAGGGCTCCTACCAGCTGGAGAAAGTCCTCCCCAAGCTGGGCATCAATGACGTCTTCACCTCCCATGCTGACCTGACTGGCATCACCAACCACTCCAACATCCAGGTGTCTGAGGTGAGCTCAGAAGCTCCTGAGCCCCTGCTTTCAGAgatttctgttctattctattctattctattctattcctttctaCTCCACTCCACCCctcccattccattccattccattccattccattccattccactcCATTCcatattttccctctctctttcactctcctctcttccctcaagAAGCAAGGGTACCATTTGTGTCTTATCCTGTTTGCAATGTGTCTTAGGGGAAGGAGCCCCCccaaggaagccatcaaaactaAGAATTAGGTGCTACCTCCTTTACTCACTAACTGTGTGACTTCCAACAATTgcatgacctctctgagcctcttttcTCTATATAAAATTGGAGGCCCAATCACATCCCTGCCGGGAGGTGCATGAGCATTCAATGGGAGGCCCATGTGCAGTCACCTCCAGGCACAGATCCTAGCCACACGATCGTCCCGTGTGCTGCCTGCTTTGGGGCGCAGCCGCATGGAGACTTTGACGGTGACGCCACAGGCAGGAGCTCTGCGGGCTCCCGTGATGGTATCTTCCAGCCCCGGTGGCTCGGTGACACCCGATGTCTCCTCTGCAGATAGTGCACAAGGCCGTGGTGGAGGTGGACGAGTCGGGGACCAAAGCGGCTGCAGCCACAGAGACGGTCTTCATGTTCAGGTCGGCCCCAGTTAGCCCTCCCAGGGTCATCCTCAACAGGCCCTTTATCATGCTCATTGTAGAGAACTTCACGAACATTCTCTTCCTTGGCAAAGTGGCCCACCCCTGAGGTGGGTGTTTCCCCTGAAAGGCCACAGGCCTCTATAGTGGCAGGTGAAGGCTCTGTGGCATCTATCCGCTGGGAGTTGATTCACACAGGTTTCGTTTCCTTGACTACTGAAGTTTTTACAAGTAATAACGATAATAGCACTGATATACTGATGATTTGCTTCTTCTCACACAACCGCAAGGCGTGGGGGTGCCTTGAAGAAGAACGTTCGGTCTTGCCCTCCCCCTTCATCAGCGGAGTCTagcactgaggcccagagaggttggttgacttgcccaaggtcacagagcatgTTAGCGATACAGAGGCGCCCACAGCCCAGGCACCTGACGCCCAGCCCAGTGCTGCAAAGCTCTGTGGGATTGCTGCGGTTCACATCTCTACCAAGAAACATATTTCCAAGCCCGGTCCTCCACCTGCTAGTAATACGGGCTATCAACTCATCACGGTTTAAAATCCATCTTGCTTCCCGTGCGTGGTTGCATTTATCTGCTGGAAAGAACACTGAAATGGGAGTCCGGAATGGGGCTTCTGTCCCAGCTAACTAGCTGTGGGACATAAGGCTAATAgtgtccctctctgggcctctattTCTCCCATATACACAACGCAGGGTCAGCTCAAGGGCTGAAGGCTCCTTGACATCATATAAGGAGGCTGGGGTGTTCCGTGCCAGTCACGGTGGATTTTCATACATTCAAGTGCTACTTGTCATTGAAGAAAAGCCAGTGGACTGCAGGGTGGAAATGGCCCATCACAGCACCAAACCATCCTGTGGCTTCAGTCACAACCTCCTGGAGTCGACTGGGGGCGGGAGGATGGAGGCCTGTTGCAAATACTAGAGGGAGAAGATACTGGTGACTGACAGTGCGTTTCAGGGTCAGAAATAACAATAAAGCATTTTGCAAACACTGGATGTCCGACGGAAGTAACTCTGGGAATGGAGACACTAGCCCCCGGGGACACTTTGCATCTGTGAGCTCCTGAATCCCTCGACAGCCCTGCACAGCGTATCAGGGCACCCATTTCGCAGACAGGACATAAAGGTTTGCCCCGAGACCCAGGACAGTGAGAGGCTCAGGCTCTGGGACCTGGATGGCGCAGGTGTTGGCTTATGGCAGGACAGATGGCTGCGGCTAGCCCCAGAGCGCTCACCTGCCTCTGTGTTTCGAACTCAGGACAGCGCTTTAGGATTGGGCCTCCTCGTGGGGTCACGCCCACTCCTGTGTGCCTTTCCCTTGCAAAATGCATTTTCTGCCCCTGCAGACGTTTCTCTCACTGTCTGCCCTGCCAGTCCAAGGTCAGGGGTAGGCCCTGCCTGGCTGATGAGTGTAAGGCCAAGGTCCAGCGTTGTCTAAAGGTCACTGGGCACATGGCCACCAAACAGGTACTGTGTGCGAGGTTGGGATGGGCTCCGGGGCCGCTGCCTATCACTGCTGAAGCTCCCCGCTGACCGTCATTGCGGGCCACGTAACTCCATTGTCTCGCGATCCTGGGATCGTTGAACAAATGATACGGcaactgagagacagagagagacagaagaagtgggggggggggcggggggaggtcagGAAAGCTCTCTCCGAACAGGTGGTGCAGAGCTGGTCTGGAGGAGTAAGTAGGTCTGCAACACACGGCAGGCTGGGCGCAGGGGTGGGACTCCGGCAGAGGGAAGGGCTGGGAAATGGTGTTGAGCGAGCTGCAGAGTGTGGGAACCGCGGGACTTCAGTCGTCACCAGTGCAGGCGCTTGCGGTCGGGCCCCAGGGACCCGGACCACCAGGCTGgtgtctgttctctctctttccgaTTTCAGGGTCGTTTGAATATCCGGACCACACCCTGAGCGCCCCCTGACCCCCTTGTGTCCCTCAGGCTCCCACTGGCACGTAAGCGCAAACCCCCACTCAGCCCTCTAGGGGGCGCGCGCGCACCCATACACCTGCGCCCCCGGAGCCCCACCAACCCTTTCTTCTCTTGGCCTCGTCCATCCTGTCTGGTGAACTACGGGGATGAATGGGTCTGCGGGACCTCACATGCAGGCATGACCGTCCTCCTCGG is part of the Neofelis nebulosa isolate mNeoNeb1 chromosome 7, mNeoNeb1.pri, whole genome shotgun sequence genome and encodes:
- the SERPINA5 gene encoding plasma serine protease inhibitor isoform X1 translates to MGQGRGSATMPLCLLFCLMFLSPPGATLHRHGSRETEKRVKEAPVVSTVAPMSGDFAFDLYRALATAAPDQNIFFSPLSISVSLAMLSLGARSNTKAQILEGLGLGPQTGSEQGLHNSFRQLLGELARPRKGLRLNLGNALFISPTVPVQDAFLSAARTLYLADTFPAHLGDPAGAQKQINDYVAKQTEGKIVDLVKDLDSTEVMVMVNYIFFKAKWQTSFDHKNTHKQDFHVTSETVVQVPMMKHKDLYYYFLDRSLSCQVVGVPYQGDATALFVLPSQGRMGRLENGLNEKTLRTWLKMSTKRQLELYLPKLSIEGSYQLEKVLPKLGINDVFTSHADLTGITNHSNIQVSEIVHKAVVEVDESGTKAAAATETVFMFRSAPVSPPRVILNRPFIMLIVENFTNILFLGKVAHP
- the SERPINA5 gene encoding plasma serine protease inhibitor isoform X2; protein product: MGQATMPLCLLFCLMFLSPPGATLHRHGSRETEKRVKEAPVVSTVAPMSGDFAFDLYRALATAAPDQNIFFSPLSISVSLAMLSLGARSNTKAQILEGLGLGPQTGSEQGLHNSFRQLLGELARPRKGLRLNLGNALFISPTVPVQDAFLSAARTLYLADTFPAHLGDPAGAQKQINDYVAKQTEGKIVDLVKDLDSTEVMVMVNYIFFKAKWQTSFDHKNTHKQDFHVTSETVVQVPMMKHKDLYYYFLDRSLSCQVVGVPYQGDATALFVLPSQGRMGRLENGLNEKTLRTWLKMSTKRQLELYLPKLSIEGSYQLEKVLPKLGINDVFTSHADLTGITNHSNIQVSEIVHKAVVEVDESGTKAAAATETVFMFRSAPVSPPRVILNRPFIMLIVENFTNILFLGKVAHP